Within the Apium graveolens cultivar Ventura unplaced genomic scaffold, ASM990537v1 ctg7302, whole genome shotgun sequence genome, the region CACAAAATGGTCAAAAAGAATCatacaatttaaaaaaaaacctAAAATGGTAGAAAATATACCGATTTGTATTAAATGTAGCATCAAAGGATACAACATCTCCATTTAATTCATAATTTCTTCTAGCAGTAGCATCAGCCCAAAAAAGATTCGTTAAATGACCCTCACAATCAACATCATATGCATAATAAAATGATTCACATGTCTCATGTAAAACTTTAAACTTTTCCAGCAATATCTGTGCATCAGCCTCACCAACATAACACCTTAAATCTctattaaaattctgaaaatcatgtACCGAAGCACCAATATTGCCATAACCACCAACCTGTTCCTTCATCAAAGTAAAAGATTTACTAGTACCAATATTCACTTTAGCAGTATCAACAACATGTTAGCGCATACGATTAGTCATTTCTCTATTTGCTTTCAAAAATTGAAGACCCTCTTCAGAAGCTAACGGATGATTGTGTTTTTCCTCAAACACAGCAATAACATACTTGTCGGACCAATACGTTTGAAAACACATATTGCTTTACATCCGCACCTCCCTGAAACAGTCCTCCTACGCTTAACAATTTTACTAGAACTTTCATCTAAATTTCTAGGCAGATCATTAAAACCAGCTCTCCCACAAATaatatattttctcaaaattattTCATCCCTATCATCTTTCATTTCAATATTCAACCTCACATTAAATCTAGACAACCTCCCATATTCCTTGTAAAATTCAATACCTTTTTCCAAACTATCAAAACTCTGATTAACCTCTGGTTTAGAAATATCACCACTATACTTTGGAATGTAATACTTATGACCACCATGTGTAATATTAAAACGCGAAAGAACAGAAATCTCACTTTCAGATAAACTGTTACCGCCATTAGATACATAATCACCTACTAAACGGCTAATATGAGACGAATCACCGCAACTGGAACCTAAAAACATATAAAAAATTCAGTCATAACaaactaaaatatattaatatagcATAATTAACCAACAATCACTAACAATACACTTGTTTACAATTACAAATAAAAAGCAACATCAATGATAACAAATGTACCACAtgtaaaattaattaataactacaTTATCACTAATCGTAGTCAAATAATCAGTTAAGGCTTAAGACATAAGCAAATGACATTGATTCACATAAAATTATAATCACTAAAAAAATACCAATAATAACTTACAAATTCAAATACATAAGAAATAAAACTACAAACGCACTACAATCAAAGTTAGCTCACAACACATAATCACTAATAATAGTCGAATAATCAGTGAAAGTAACTATTAAATTTTACATTTAAACTACTAAATCAACTGAAAGGTATGAAACACATAAAAAGAGTTTAAAACGCAAGTAATTACCTTAATTCATAGAAATTTTCAACAAATCTGAAGTAATCGTGCTTTAGAATACCTACGAAATCAATCGATTACAAAAAATGAAAAGAAACAAGATATGAACTTAGTGAGCTCAGTGATAATCACgaaaaaaaaattgaagaaaGATAGAGAATGTACGGGATGCGGAAATTGATAGAGAAAACTTAGAGAGAGAAATAGTATAGAGAGAAAGAATAGAAATAAATGGTGACCTTGAAATTAATTAGACCATATAAATGTCTTCAAGGTTTTgaattaataacaaaataaacgGATCGGATGAATCTTTGGGAAAAAAATAAATGGCTGTGATTTCATTCTACTTATATAATAAGAATTATTTTCATTTCAACAATTGcttatatacatacatatatatatatatatatatatctcaaaTAAGAACTTCTTAAAATGAGAATTATGAGAACTTGTAATCTTCGTAGCTAAAGtttgtaattttataaaatttaaaatttttactttGCACAAAATCATCAATTTCGAATTCAAAATTTTACCTTTTTAAAAGTCAGCAATTTTAATTACGAAAATTCTTACGGTTTTCAGTTTCAGAAGTTCTCTTTAGAGCactatcatatatatatatatatatatgtgtgtgaacCTCAAATAAATTGTAATCCATAAAATAATAACCTCACTAAAATACTATTTTATGGAGTCCCAACATAATCAACACAATATATTTTTACATCTAATGAAGTAATACACTAGCTAAATTATATTTTCTCTAGTTTATAATCACTACTTATACCTATATCAATCACTAGTTTGtaatttttattctaaaattggtttgtatttgaaaattgtcgtgtatatatatattatatatactgtGTGTGAATTTCAGTTCTCTTTTTTTTATTTCCTTTAATATATTTTGAAGAGATTTGAACCTGAGCAACATTTTAAACCTTTTCTTGTCAAGGAACTAGAAATGCTTATAACCTTTTTTTGCTAATTGTTTTGGACTAATTAACGTAAATCGTATTTTTTTGTGGGTCCTCGAACCAAATATTCTTTGAAATTTATAGTCAACCAAAAGCGGACAGAACTTCGATTCAGCTAATCCATACATATCACACTTATATATTCaatctaatatttattttagtaTTTTTAAGAAGATATTGTTTGAAcatctttttataattttttttaataaaaaggtaTTGTAAAAAGGTATTGCTCATCTATTAAATGCCATAATGAATTTGAGATTATTCtataagaaaaatgaaggtgCTCTTGTCTTTATCTTTAACCCTCCACCTGTTTATATCGAAAACTCAACTATTGGAAATTTAGCTTTATCCAAATTTCATTTCACGAAATCAATAGGAAAAAattcatatgaaaaaaattatcaataaaattttcttgattaaaaaaatcaaaatttattttaaaccCCGATTTATTACACTAAACGAATTTTTTTATCTTTCACTTTCCATTTACAATAACTACAATTTTTTGTTAAGAGTACAACCTTGAGCATAACCACTGGCGTAGCTAGAAATTCGAGccacaagttcaaaaattttgtAAAGACCAAGATGAATgtagaaaataatttagaaatattAACAAAATATTTATAATGAACATTCTACCATAATGCACAATGGTATGGGGTCAAATCACAATTTATTACTGTAAATCTATATTTTCAAAGGAGTAAGGTAAAACTTATTATTATAACTTTTTTCCTAATTAAATTCGAACATTCAAAAtttctgtttttcaaatttcAGTGGGGTCAGTTGCCCACACAGCCAATACGCCGGAGGATAACAAGTAACAATTTCgcccaaattttaccaattaagCTGAGCCCATACTTCACCGCGATTAGGTGAGTATGCGAATGCTATGTTTTTACTTTAATTTTGTGTATATTTTCTACTTTTATAGTCATGAATTTCTGTACCAGCAGAACATGTGAATTTTGTCTATGTTagtcaattttaaaatcataaaaacgaTAAACTTTAACTTACGTATCGTTTTCTAAAATTCATATCCAATTTCAAATAATgataaaattctatttttattataATGCAGTTCGAACGCAATAATATTTTACTTTATTGAGAAATTATGACGTACTCCTTAACTTTTTAAGGAAGATATTATATAAAAAAAgtcaatttaattataatttatcacAATGTTGGTCATGTACTAAATGCCCCTAGCTAGATCCCCTACGCGTATATATTTAGGCACATTGGATAAATTACACCTACATCTGTATATTAGCCCATACACTCTCGAAATTTTGGTCCCATCACTATTGCATATACATTTCAATTCATTTCGACTGTGAGATATGGAGATTTCTAAGTTAAATAATCAAAACAATGGTTCTAACAATGGAAGTACTAAGGAAAAAATGGTGACCATTTTGGTGGTGGACGATGATAGAACCTGCTTATCTCTTATTGCTAGTTTGCTAAAGGGATGCGCCTATCGAGGTGTGTATATAAACTCTATTCATTTCTTGTTTATAAAATCTGCtaataattcatattttaattgTACGAGTTAAAAACAAGaggaaattataaaaaaattgcaGAAGATTTGGTTCATTTTGACTGATTTTTAAATTACCATCTCAAATCTTTTGATGTGGCATACTGATCTTTCTAGAATGTAGTATCAGATGCAGTCATGGACTTTTTCTAAGATCTTTAGATTTTAAATGAGCTCGTTACTTAACAGATTTTGCGTCTAATATTTTCTTGTTTTGTTTTCTCATAGTATTGACTGCCAAGGATCCTCTGGATGCTTTGCGCATCCTACGGACTGGAGTCATTAAGTTTGATCTGGTGGTATCTGATGTCCACATGCCAGGCATGGATGGGTTTGAACTACAAAGATGGATTCATCAAGATTTTCAATTACCGGTTGTATGTGAGTGTTACTATAACTGAatttaaatttcattaatatataaACGCACTTTATGAAAAATAGTTTTATCTAGTGCTATGTTAGGTATTTTTTTTATTACGGCAATTTTTTTGAACTGCATAATAAATTTTTTGTGCAATAGTAAACGATATTAAGAAGGCGGTTCAATCTTTTGGATTTTTTTTCCTCAATTTTAGTTGTACAGTTCCGTCAATGATCTTCACCAACAGACTAATCAAACTCTTGAAATTTTATTGTTAGTGATGTCAGGTGACAGAGAAGCTAGTAATCTATGCGAGGGAAGTCAGAGTGGAGCTTCCCTTTTCGTAGTTAAGCCCATTACTACAGAAGACATGAAATCAATATGGGATTTTGTGAACCAATGGAAAAAGAATCTAGCTAAAGGGAAAAACTTAGTATCTGATGATAGTTCTGCTAAGGACAATGAAGATGACACTGGTAATAAGttatatgaaaagaaatcgaagcGAAAGCTTCAGATAACTGATAATGAAGATCATAATCATGGCAAAAACAGAGTTCTGAAAGACAAAGCTTTTCTAACAAAAAAGAACAAGCTTAATTGGACACCTTTTCTCCATGACAAGTTTGTAAGAGCTGTGCAGCATCTAGGGCCTCAAGGTAAGATGGTACATTTTAACAAGTCTTTCACTACAGTTTAATGATGTTGATTATGTCTCACATACTTGAATTGTCCGCGATGAATTTTTGTTGTAGGATCTATTCCGAGGAACATTGTTACCGTAATGAATGTGCCTGGACTGAGGAGGGAACAAGTAGCCAGTCACTTGCAAGTTAGTTCCTCCCCCCTCTTTTCTCCTTTTCTTCTGTGTGACGAGAATTTCTAATTCTGCTGTTCTAATGTCTTCTTTATTCTAATATTCGCAGAAGTACCGAATCGACCAAGAGAAACAGTCTGAAGCAGAACAAAATCCAGACTTGTTTAAAACACTCCAAAATGGGAAAAGGTGGTCCTCATCGTTTCTCAGCCATAAGGCACTACCTGGTTACGGACAAACTAAGCTACCAACCAATCCAGGTAATTAAATATTAGACACCATTCTGTCAGGCATTTGTTAACATGAATGAGCTTGGGTGGAAACTGTTTGATTTGTCATTCTACAGGTTTTCGCCCAAGTGGCCTAACAAACGGTACATATCCAAGTCTGATGTACCAACCACAAACACCAGAATTTTCCAGCACTGACAAgatttgcagtggatttaattATGTCCAAACCTTGGCTACGATTCCCATGAATCAAAATGGCTTTTCTAAACAAATGCAGCCACCAAACTGCTATACTGGCAGTGGACAAGAAGTTTGCAATACATTTATTTCACAGAGAAATTTGACATCTTCTACATTGGATAATGTTCTCCCTGAGCAGCAATATGAACCTGCTGATCATAGTAACCTTTTCCTTGATGGAAGTACCTATCAATCAACTGATAAGGTTTAGTAAATTAACATAAATTTACGTTCTACTCTCTCTGATATACCACATAGTTTTTACAACTATTCAAACAAGTGTTTTAACATGTAGGTCATAAATCAAGACTGCTATGTCGGAAACAAAGACATGGCATATGCTGAAAAGGTGCCCACAAACCTTATTGAGGTATATACTTAATGTATGGTAAATTATTTAGATATCGATATATTGCTGCGTGATTATATATATTTCTCCTTTACGTGTCATCGCTTGTAGAACAACAATCAAGACCACTACTTGGGAAACAATGTTAATTTTGGAGATGCTTTTTTGGTAAACAATGACATGCCAAATGCTGACAAGGCACACATAAACCTTGATGAGGTACATACTTAATATATGTAAAATTATTTAGATATCGATATATAACTGCTTAATTGATTATCTTCAACTTTTTCCTCTACGTGTTATCACATGTAGAACCAAAATCAAGACTGCTATGTCAGAAACAATTTTGATTTTGGAGATGCCTTTCTGGGAAATAAAGACATGCCAAATGCTAACAAGGTGCACACAAACCTTGATGAGGTATATACTTAACATATGTaatttatatatatgatattgCAGAAAGGGTACTTAACGAACTAATTGTTCTTCTTTTGCAACTATATCTACTTCATCTTCCTATATCTACAGGGTACTGCATAATTAAGTACCATGTGTTAAAAATGAACATGAGTCTCTTATGCTCATCAACTTCAATGCTTAACTCATACTGTACATGTCACATATTATAGAAGCATGACAATGGATGCATTGCGAACTCAGCAGACAATACTGAGACTTCCAGTTTTGAATTGATACTatcctaaaccctaaaccctagcTTACAGTAGTAGCTTAGCAGTTCAAATTCTAAACTATATATTGAATGAATAAATCCTCTGTGAAATGTTATTAGGGAACGGATGATGACTTCTGGGCGCTTTTTCTAAATTTATTGAAGGCGACAACTATCTTGACTTTTGAGTACTTCTATCAACCCCTGGTGGGTTGAAAAAAACAAATTTTATGCTCGCAGTGACTGCGTAATGATCATCAAACTTTTGTGGGTTGAATAATTGTTTTGCTTAGTTTTACTCTGACGATTGTTTTTAAGATTTCAGTTATGTTACTTTAATTTTCAATTTAATATTTGAGACCTTATCGTATCTAGAAAATGGTGTCAAGTGAAAATTAGCTTTCTCAAAACAGACCACCTGATATGGCAGTTTCAGATCAGATCAGCTTGATTATACAATTCATATTTACTTcttaatagatatatatatataactctTCTTTACTAGCAATTGATACATAGCCTCAAACAGCAACAATGTCAGATCAGGTGATGTTAAGGAGCCATTTCAACGGCATTTATATGTTCTCAAgttttcgatacattattcctGGATGGTATCCAGGCATTTGATACTGGCTATGCTAGAATCGTGTAGAAAATGTTACAAAAAACTTATCCATTGATAAGTACAATATCAACTACTATGCTTTGAGATAGCCGTTAGGCCGTTGATAATTACTCGTATGATTTGACTTAGCCAGTTTTATGCTATGTGTTTTGCTTATCATCCAAAATACACATGATTCCTAACCTTTATCTACCATTTTAATCGGTTATCTTTCATACACTTAAGAAGCACCACTATAAATATTACCTTAGATTTAGAAGTAgctaatttttgaaatttaaatgcCTTAGGTAAGTCCAGAAATGAGGAGTAAAATGATATGAGAGAATACCTATATTGCGGTATTTTAAAAAACTATATGAATTTAAAATGTGGCTTAGTACTTACACAAACTATCATATTATTTAAGATCAGTAATACATAATATTTGTAGGTGATTGAATAGCATAATCCAACCCTTCCACATGTTTACATCGAAAATCCAAtagttaaaaaataaattatagcaAGAACTTTTCAAATGAAATAAGGACTAATTATTAATATCTCCTCGTAAAAAATAATCTTAACCCGCTGAATTACATTATTAGGTTTTTTCAGACTTCAAAACCTTTACAATAAAAATTTAAAGTAGAATTACGGCCCATATTTTACCGACTGGGCCGAGCATGTTAAAAAGATAATTTGTAACTCCCATGAACCAAGTATCTAGAATGTTTTAGTCCTAGACTCATTATCAGTGTTACTATATGAAACCAAGAGTCTTGAAAATTATTCATGTATCTAATTTATGAAGAATTCTAGGAGTCTAGATATATCCTTTTCCTGATTTCATCAAGGTTTATACCTAACAAATTAGGTATCACACCAACTCATATCTCACTCCTAAAAATACATAAATAATATCACTACTCTCATAAAATAGCATGTCAACAGTATTCCCATTTTCAATGGTGAAAGTTATGATTTATAGAGCATTCAAATGTGGACATTGTTTATGTCTTATGATTTGTGGGAATTAGTTGAAGAGGGGTACAAGCAGCAACTCCGAAGGAGATAACTTCCTGGACAACGGCTAAGCaaattgaattaaaaaataaaaaaaaggatGCAAGAGCTCTTCTCTTTATTGAAGGAGTCAGGAAAGCCATTTTTCCTCATATCATGAGTGTTGAAACTTCAAAAGAAGcatgggatatcctgaagaagTAATTCAAAGGATTCAATCACTTTGGAAAGAATTTGATAATTTACAGATGAAAGAAAGTGAAACTGTCTCCGAATTTTTCTCCAAAGTTTCAACCATAACAAATCAGATTATAAGTTACGTTGATACCTTAGAAGACAAAAAGATTGTGATGAAAGTCTTGAAAAGCCTGTCTGCAAAATTTGAACATGTGGTAGCAGCCACTGAAGTTTCCAAATGCATTATATGCAACAAATAAATCATGAATCAAGAAATTGTAACTTTTGTTGTAAAAGATGCAAAATTCCAAATCAATCTCAGAAGTATTGTTGGTTTCAAAATAGAGACCATGCTAATTTCTCAGAATAGGATGGAGACGCGCAAGTTTTTTTTCATACATTGCACGACCGCAATAACACAACTGTTGGTATATTGACAGTGCTTGCAGTAATCACATGTCCGGAATTCAGAATTTATTTACAGAATTTGATGAAAGTCAAAAGTCTGAGGTAAAGATTGGAGATGGAAAGACTCTCAAAATTGAAGGCAAATAAGTCATTACCTTTCATTCAAAAGAAGGAAAGCTTTAAAAAATTACTGATGTTTATTATGTTCCAAAATTAATAAAATCTGTTAAGCACTGGTCAACTAATGAAAAAGGGGTTTTCTCTAACATTTGATGATGAGCAATGTagtattttttataaaaaaatctaAAGTGGCAAAAGTTAAGATGATGCCAAACAAAATATTTCCATTAATTTTTCCACTACATGACATATTTGCTCTCAAAGTTGATAACGGTGACGATTCAATTTTATGGCACTTGAGATATGGACATCTCAATTTCAAGGGCCTTAAATTATTAAAAGACAAAATATGGTGGTTGGTCTACCCGATATCTCAAATGTAAATAAAGTTTGTGAAGGATGCATCTACGGAAAATGCAAAGACCGCCATTTCCAAAGACTGCTTGGAGAGAAAAAGCCTCGCTGGAATTGGTTCACTCATTTGTGTGAATCACGAACTCCGTCAATAAATGGCAGCACATACTTTCTTTTGTTCGTTGTTGACTATACAAGGATGATGTGGGTCTATTTTCTCAAGTAAAAGTCTGAGGCCTTCACTTATTTTCTACAATTTAAGGCATTGGTTGAGAAACAAAGTAACAAACAAATCAAAACTCTTAGAACAGAATGCGGTGGAGAGTACTtatcaaattattttcaagatTATTGAAAAGAGAAAGGTATTTGGAGGCAGCTAACAATCAGATACAACCCTCAACAAAATTGCGTCGTAGAAAGCAAAAATCAGACAATTGTCGAAATGGCAAGAAGCATGTTAAAAGGTAATGGTCGTGCAAATAACTTCTGGGCCAAGGCTGTTAATACAACCATCTATATAGTCAATATCTCTCCAACAAAAGTTGTTTTTAACAA harbors:
- the LOC141704010 gene encoding protein FAR1-RELATED SEQUENCE 5-like, with the translated sequence MGPKFRECSSCGDSSHISRLVGDYVSNGGNSLSESEISVLSRFNITHGGHKYYIPKYSGDISKPEVNQSFDSLEKGIEFYKEYGRLSRFNVRLNIEMKDDRDEIILRKYIICGRAGFNDLPRNLDESSSKIVKRRRTVSGRCGCKAICVFKRIGPTMNIGTSKSFTLMKEQVGGYGNIGASVHDFQNFNRDLRCYVGEADAQILLEKFKVLHETCESFYYAYDVDCEGHLTNLFWADATARRNYELNGDVVSFDATFNTNRYNMIFAPFTGVDKHDLCVTFAACLLCHAMKAAVPEVFKATNEYPATKHRLCMWHIIQKSPLK